One genomic region from Hyalangium minutum encodes:
- the ftsE gene encoding cell division ATP-binding protein FtsE, which translates to MIQMFHVYKAYPGDPPVLSDINLHVEKGEFVFLTGPSGAGKTTLLKLLFCGEKATKGQILVGGRNIARIRESAVPYLRRNIGVVFQDFKLLPQRTVEDNVAFTLDVLGVPRAEAREKVHRMLKLVGLEHKAGSYPLRLSGGEQQRVVIARALVNDPTILLADEPTGNLDPALTVEIMDLLNQVNIRGTTVMVATHDSTLLARYQKRTVRLERGFIVSDEDGVKAARRMMAV; encoded by the coding sequence ATGATCCAGATGTTCCATGTCTACAAGGCCTACCCCGGCGATCCGCCGGTGCTCTCGGACATCAACCTGCATGTCGAGAAGGGGGAGTTCGTCTTCCTCACCGGGCCTTCGGGCGCGGGGAAGACGACGCTCTTGAAGCTGCTGTTCTGCGGGGAGAAGGCCACCAAAGGGCAGATCCTCGTGGGCGGCCGCAACATCGCGCGCATCCGCGAGTCCGCCGTCCCTTACCTGCGGCGCAACATCGGCGTGGTGTTCCAGGACTTCAAGCTGCTGCCCCAGCGCACGGTGGAGGACAACGTGGCCTTCACGCTGGACGTGCTCGGGGTGCCCCGGGCCGAGGCCCGCGAGAAGGTCCACCGCATGCTCAAGCTGGTGGGGCTGGAGCACAAGGCGGGCTCATACCCGCTGCGCCTCTCGGGTGGAGAGCAGCAGCGCGTGGTGATTGCCCGGGCGCTGGTGAATGATCCCACCATCCTCCTGGCGGACGAGCCCACGGGTAACCTGGACCCGGCGCTCACCGTGGAGATCATGGACCTGCTCAACCAGGTCAACATCCGTGGCACCACGGTGATGGTGGCCACCCACGACAGCACGCTGCTGGCGCGCTATCAGAAACGCACGGTGCGGCTGGAGCGCGGCTTCATCGTCTCCGATGAGGATGGCGTGAAGGCCGCGCGGCGGATGATGGCGGTATGA